The segment TTTGTTAAAGTCTTATTGCACTATATGGCAGCATTCCTGTAATAAATAAAATACTAGCTTATGATAGAAAAAGGGCAGAATAGTTGAACAAGAAGTATTCTATTATAAGAAGACTGGAGGGATAATATGGCAGTAATTTGTTTTGAAGGAGCAAGTGCAGTAGGGAAAACAACAACGGCTATTGAAATTGCAAGAAAAACGAATACATACATCATTCCGGAGGTAGATCTTTTATTCGAACGTTCTAAAAGTGAAACAAAAACTTGGTATTTAGAACGCCAGGTAGAACGTTGGCAAATTGCACAAGAAAAACTTAAAGAATATGATACGGTAATTCTCGATGGTGATATATTTCAACCGATAAGTTATAACTGGTGTTTTGACTTTAAATTATTTAATCAAAATTTGGATTTTATTTATGATTCTTATCTAAAGGAAATAAAAGCAGGTAGAATAAAGTTTCCAGATAAATATTTTTATTTATACACTAGCCAAGCAAATCTGAGGTATCGTAAGGAAAATGATGATTCAAGAAAAAGAGGGAATTTTGAAAAGCATTTAGAAATTGTAGAACCTCACCAACGTTATTATGAAGCGTTAAATCAATTTGTACCTAATTATGTTCAACCAATGGAAGCAAAAAACATAGAAGAAAATATAAAAGAAATTATAGATAACCTGCCTTCATCTTCTTTAAGTAGGAGTTCAGAAAAGTTACTTCATAGCATTACAAATTGGTTAAAAAATAACAAGGCATAACTTCTTCAACAAATGGGGGCGTTAATCCAGTAAGAATCAATGTTTCTTAATTGCTCTGGTACTAAAGTGGCAGGTTTGTTGAAGAAGGTTTTTTCTTTTTATTGGAGAATAGTTATTATGATGAATGTAGGCGATATCTAAAATTAGATATTGTCTTTTTCTTTTATAGAAAATAGAAATCATTTCGTCTTGGGGGACTCTTATTATGAAATATGATGAAAGCAATAAGATGATTACTACAGAAAGGCTAGTAATTAGATTATTCCAAGAATCTGATGCAGTAAATGTAGCTAACCTTTGTAATAACTATAATATTTATAAAAATACACTTTATTTACCTTATCCATATTCAGTGGATGATGCTAAATCTTGGATTAAAAACCATCTTGAAAATTTTAATAATGAAATTTCTTATGAATTTGCAATAACTGCTAAGGAAAATGGTGAGTTATATGGAGCTATAGCACTATCAAGCAATCAAGAGTCTAAGAATGGTGAAATAGCATACTGGATTGGTGAAGAATTTTGGGGAAATGGATATGCAACAGAGGCAGCGCAAGCAATTTTATGGTTTGCATTTAATGAAAAACACTTACACAAAGTATTTGCTCGTTACTTTAAAACAAATCCAGCCTCAGGAAGAGTTATGCAAAAGTTAGGGATGAGGGAAGAAGGAGTATTAATTGATCAGATAAAGAAGGATAATCGTTATTTAGATTTGGTTTATTATGGAATCATTAACTCATAAAGATACACAATCGGGACAGCATTCCTGTAAAAAAATTTAGTATGTTCTTGTAACAATTATTGCAGCATTTCTGTAATAAATGAAAACTTGCTTATGGTAGAACGGGGCAGCATTCCTGTAATAAATGAAGTGAATCTTTCTTGTATCACAAACGTGGCAGACAACTTCAATTAAGGGTATATGATAATATTTTTTCATAAGAATAAAAAAAGGGGGTGATTTCTGTTGATAGAAAAAACTTATAAGAACATTGGAATTGTAGCTGTAACATCAGAGGGAGCTGCACTGTGCTATAAAAATATTGTTTCTGAATCAATGAAACGAATAGGAAAGAATATTCATCCAGAAATCTCACTTCATAATGTTTCATTCTCTGATTATTATCAGGCATTAGTAAATGATGATTATCAAAAGATAGTAGATATACTGCTTTATTCCATAAAAAAACTTCAACTAATGGGAGCAGATTTTGCTATTATTCCCGCAAATACAATTCATTGCGTATTTAATGAAATCCAAAAGATGTCGCCAATTCCTTTATTAAGTATTTTGGAAACAACTTCGAAGGAGTGCCAACTTCAAAAATATAAAAAAGTGTGTGTTTTAGGAACCATTTTTACCATGCAAGGAAAATTATATAAAGAATCATTTGAAAAGTGCGGTATAGATTTATTTACACCATCTATGGAAGAACAAGAGGTTATTAACTCCATAATAATGGATGAGTTAATACCTGGTAAAAACAATAATAATTCAATAGAAAAAGTAATATCAATAATCAATAGGGTCAAATCATCTGAATGTGATGCAGTTGCCCTTGCTTGTACTGAATTACCGGTCATAATAAATAATGATAATTCTCCACTACCTGTTCTTAATACAACTAATTTACTATCAAGTGCAGCATTAGAATTAGCGATTAATAATAAATAGTTAAACTAAACGGACAGCATTCCTGTAATAAATGAAAAACTAGCCTATGGAAGAAACAAGGCAGGATAGTTTAACAAGAAAACATACTTAAAGCAAAGTATAAAATAGTTAGATTTTCAATATCATAATTAGCAAAGAAGAGAAACTTAAAAGGTTCTCTTCTTTGCTTTTTTATTTATTTCTTGCAAATGCAGAAGCAATTTTCCCGACTTCAATATAAGCATTTTTTAATACTGCATCTCTGTCCAGTAGAGCTGTTCCTTGGGCTCTAACCATATGATAATCTTCAATTCCAATAAAATTGAACATGGACTTCAAATATTTGTGTGAGTATTCAACTTCAGTATACCAGTCATTATTAGTATAAATACTACCACTTCCTTGTATTACCAGCATACTTCGTCCATCTTTAAGTAAGCCGACAGAACCATTTTCTGTATATTTAAAAGTCTCTCTCGCAATTAAAATATTGTCCATATAGTCTTTTAATTTTGATGGCACATTAAAATTGTGCAATGGGAGAGCTATTACATACTTATTTGCACTCTTAAATTGTTGTAACACTTCGCTCATACGGTTTGTTACTTCTTTCTCTTCATTTGTAAGTTCTTGTCCTTTAGCAAGCTTAGCCCATGCATTTAAAACTGTCTTATTTATCATAGGTACTTCGTCGCTGTATAAGTCAATTTGTTCTATTACCTCATCTTTTGAATGCAACTCTTTATATACCTTCTTAAAGTGATTTAGAACATTTAGACTAACAGACGAAGTAGATTCCACTTCTGGATGGGCATTTATAATAAGTAATTTGTTCATTTGAAAATTCCCCCTGAATAAATATGTTTTTAGATAGATAAACTAATTATCTCCTGCATTAATCGTCGATTAATATTGTCGACGATATACAATATAACGCTTTTATTAATTTGTGTCAAACAAAAAAACTATGTTAAGATACAAATACAATAAAAAGATAATTGATGTTTTAAATAAAGCAGGTGATTAAATGAAATATAGTGTTATGGTAGAATACGCGTTGCATAGTTTAGTGTATTTAATTGATGTACCTTCAGATGAAGTTATTGGAATAAAAGAACTCTCAGAATTTCAAGGGCTTTCAGAAACATACCTTTCCAAAGCATTTGGTAAATTATCGAAAGCTAAAATTGTGATTTCTGTTCCAGGAGTGAATGGTGGTTATAAATTAGCTAAGGCTCCGGAAGAGATTTCTTTTTGGGATGTAATAGAAGCAGTTGAAGGTGTTAAACCAATTTTCCAGTGTAAAAACATCTTAAGTAATAACCTTATGTATGTAGGTAAAGAGGATAAAGAAGATAAAGAAGATAAAGAAGATAAAGAAGATAAAGACTGTTCATCTTGTATATCAGGTAATTCCACTTGTACGATAAATTTAGTTATGTTAGAAGCTGAACAGCAAATGAGAGAGTTTTTACGAAACAAAACGATAGCTTGGTTAGAT is part of the Niallia taxi genome and harbors:
- a CDS encoding AAA family ATPase → MAVICFEGASAVGKTTTAIEIARKTNTYIIPEVDLLFERSKSETKTWYLERQVERWQIAQEKLKEYDTVILDGDIFQPISYNWCFDFKLFNQNLDFIYDSYLKEIKAGRIKFPDKYFYLYTSQANLRYRKENDDSRKRGNFEKHLEIVEPHQRYYEALNQFVPNYVQPMEAKNIEENIKEIIDNLPSSSLSRSSEKLLHSITNWLKNNKA
- a CDS encoding GNAT family N-acetyltransferase, coding for MKYDESNKMITTERLVIRLFQESDAVNVANLCNNYNIYKNTLYLPYPYSVDDAKSWIKNHLENFNNEISYEFAITAKENGELYGAIALSSNQESKNGEIAYWIGEEFWGNGYATEAAQAILWFAFNEKHLHKVFARYFKTNPASGRVMQKLGMREEGVLIDQIKKDNRYLDLVYYGIINS
- a CDS encoding aspartate/glutamate racemase family protein, producing MIEKTYKNIGIVAVTSEGAALCYKNIVSESMKRIGKNIHPEISLHNVSFSDYYQALVNDDYQKIVDILLYSIKKLQLMGADFAIIPANTIHCVFNEIQKMSPIPLLSILETTSKECQLQKYKKVCVLGTIFTMQGKLYKESFEKCGIDLFTPSMEEQEVINSIIMDELIPGKNNNNSIEKVISIINRVKSSECDAVALACTELPVIINNDNSPLPVLNTTNLLSSAALELAINNK
- a CDS encoding FMN-dependent NADH-azoreductase translates to MNKLLIINAHPEVESTSSVSLNVLNHFKKVYKELHSKDEVIEQIDLYSDEVPMINKTVLNAWAKLAKGQELTNEEKEVTNRMSEVLQQFKSANKYVIALPLHNFNVPSKLKDYMDNILIARETFKYTENGSVGLLKDGRSMLVIQGSGSIYTNNDWYTEVEYSHKYLKSMFNFIGIEDYHMVRAQGTALLDRDAVLKNAYIEVGKIASAFARNK
- a CDS encoding RrF2 family transcriptional regulator, whose product is MKYSVMVEYALHSLVYLIDVPSDEVIGIKELSEFQGLSETYLSKAFGKLSKAKIVISVPGVNGGYKLAKAPEEISFWDVIEAVEGVKPIFQCKNILSNNLMYVGKEDKEDKEDKEDKEDKDCSSCISGNSTCTINLVMLEAEQQMREFLRNKTIAWLDKELDRVLPKKIRVDSREYFKDKNLK